Genomic segment of Candidatus Atribacteria bacterium:
ATCGAACACCCATATTGTATAAAATGTGGAAAACCTTTAATACTTAACGATTTTTTTGAACAAAACAGAGAAATTCTATGCCTTGACTGTAAAAGAAAAAAATATTCCTTTGAATTCTCTCGTTCTGTAGGTGTATATAGCAAGGTGTTAAAAAAATGTATCCACCTCTTTAAATACTACGGAGAGAAAAAATTAGCAAAACCGTTAGGAAAATTAATGGTCGAGTATTTATTAAATAATGATGAGTTTAAAAATAAATTTGATTTAATTATTCCTGTTCCTTTACATAAGAATGATATAAAAAAAAGGGGATTCAATCAGAGTGCACTACTAAGCATCACTATAGGAGATTATTTTTCTGTTCCGGTTGGAAAAAACTTGTTAATAAAGAACAAAGCTACTCCATTTCAGGTCAATTTGTCCAAGAAAGAGAGAGAAAAAAATATACTTAAAGCTTTTTCAGTAGAAAAACCAAAGGAAATTATAGGAAAAAATATTCTGATTTTGGATGATGTATTTACTACCGGGGCTACGGTAGAAGAATGTGCTAAAGAATTAATCAAATTTCGAGCTAATAATATATTTGTTTTAACTTTAGCTCGAACTGTATAAATCTCATATTCCGCCTCTCCTTAGAGCTGTGGTTGAAAGTCGAAGCCAGTCGCAGGCGAAACGACCCACGTAAGGTAACTTTGGTTACTGAGCATGGTGCGGCTTTGGAGTAAGTCCTGCCTTAACCCTAACAGGTTAGAACAATAAGAGAAGAGTAGTAGTAAAGGAACAATTTCCTGAGCAAAACTCTCAGCAGGCGGGTGTGGGGGCAAAGACCAGGTCAGTCTAAGGGAAGGCGGAAAAACCATAGTTATATAATCAGTGAAAAGAAATTGCTTTAAAGAGAATGGGATAAACTATAATAAAAATAATTTAAAAAAAGTTAAAAATAAAAAAGGATTTTTTATTCCTTTGGAGAATATATAAATAAGGTACAACAAACTATTACTAAGGAGGAAAGAGATATGAAAATTACTTTCAAGGGAAAACATATAGAATTAACTGATGCGATGAAAAATTATATAGAAAAAAGACTAAATAAAATAGAAAGACATTTTGATCATATCTTAGAAGTAATAGTAACTTTAAGCGTAGAGAAAAATAGACAAATTGTGGAAGCAACTCTACAGGCAAGCAGAGCTTTAATTAGAGCAGAAGAAGAAACGGATGATATGTATGCTTCCATAGATAAAGTAGTAGATAAGTTGGAAAGACAAATACAGAAGTATAAAGAAAAATATTTTCAAAAACCTTACCCCGGCGCAGAAAGAAAAGAATTGGTTAATGAAGGAGTTAATATTGAAGATAGTGAACCGGAAAGGATTGCTAAAATTGTAAAGACCAAAAAATTTGCTATCAAGCCAATGTCCGTAGAAGAAGCAGCAATGCAAATGGATTTAT
This window contains:
- a CDS encoding ComF family protein, translating into MNNKNVIEYIKEGLLNLVFPLDCKICEKPIQESKGYSICEDCFKAIELIEHPYCIKCGKPLILNDFFEQNREILCLDCKRKKYSFEFSRSVGVYSKVLKKCIHLFKYYGEKKLAKPLGKLMVEYLLNNDEFKNKFDLIIPVPLHKNDIKKRGFNQSALLSITIGDYFSVPVGKNLLIKNKATPFQVNLSKKEREKNILKAFSVEKPKEIIGKNILILDDVFTTGATVEECAKELIKFRANNIFVLTLARTV
- the raiA gene encoding ribosome-associated translation inhibitor RaiA is translated as MKITFKGKHIELTDAMKNYIEKRLNKIERHFDHILEVIVTLSVEKNRQIVEATLQASRALIRAEEETDDMYASIDKVVDKLERQIQKYKEKYFQKPYPGAERKELVNEGVNIEDSEPERIAKIVKTKKFAIKPMSVEEAAMQMDLLGHNFFVFANDNTNKVNVLYKRKDGNFGLIEPEF